The Arcobacter sp. F2176 genomic sequence TTCAAAGTATAAAGATTTTAAAGGAATTAATCCTTGGTCATGATACATACAAACATAGTATTGGTAATATTTTCTGTTCATTGGAGAAAATGCAGTATCAGGTACTAATGGACCTTTAAAGATATTTTTTCCTATTTCTTTATTTGCTTTTTTTATAGCTTTTATAATCTCAACTTCTTCATCACCTAAAACCCCATTATCACTTGCATGTGGATTAAGGCCTAGTACTGCGATATTGTCTTGCTTTACATTCGCATAAAAATCTAATAAAAATTTAGTGATTTTTTCTTCTTCTATTTTTTTTGCTACTTTTCTAAGTGCAATATGTTCTGTATACAAAGCTACAAATAATTTAGAACATCCAAGCATCATAATTGCATCTTTACCAAAATAGTCCCTTAGAACTTCAGTATGACCTTTGTAGTGAATTTTTGCTCTATTCCAAGACTCTTTATTTATAGGTAAGGTTACTATTGCATCAACTTTTTTCTTTGAAGCTAGTTTAATTGCTGTTGTAAAAGAATCAAATGAATAAGCACCTGCATCTTTTGCTACGATTCCTGGTCTAATTACAAATTTTCCTTTTACTTTTTCAAGTTCGAAGTCTTTTGGAATGTCAAGATTTAATAGCTTAGCACCATCTTTTAATATATCCCTATTTATACAATAAACTGGAGAACAGTATTTTTTTATTTTTTCATGTGCTTCTAAAGCAATTTGTAGTCCAATACCATTTAGGTCTCCAATTGATATTGCAACTTTTTTTTTACCAATTTCTGCGTTAGTTACTTTTGTCATACTTCTTAATCCTTGATAAGATTTTTCATCTCAATAATTGCATCTTTTAAGCCAGTAAAAACTGATCTTGCTATTATGCTTTGTCCAATATTTAATTCACTTATTTGTTTTATTCTTGAAATCATCGTTACATTTTGATAATTAAGACCATGTCCCGCAGCAACTTTCAAATTTAACTCTTTGGCAAATATTGAAGCTTTTTTAATCTCTTTTCTTGCTTTTGTTAGTAGTTTTTTTAAATCTTCCCTTGGCAATTCTAACTCTTTGATACTATGGTGTGTATTATGTAAGTTCCCATGTAACATTGCATATACATTTGCAAAAGTTCCAGTATGAAGCTCACACCATTCAACTTGTAGTTGTTGCGATAACTCTATCATATCTTTTGTAGGATCTATAAAAAGTGAAACTTCAATCTCATTTTCATGAAGTTTATTAACAGCATTTTTTATTTTTTCAAAGTTTGATTTTAAATCTAAACCACCTTCAGTTGTAACCTCTTGTCTATTTTCAGGAACAAGTGTTACACGAGAAGGTTTAAATTTACATGCAATATCTATGATTTTTTCATTAATTGAACACTCTAAATTAACTGGAAGAGTTGATAATTTAATAATATTTTTTGCATCATTATCATGAATATGTCGTCTATCTTCTCTTAAATGGATTGTGATTTGTTCAGCCCCTGCTAATTTACAAATTCCTAGGGCATCAAGTGGGTTTGGGTCATTTATTTTTCTGGCTTCTCTTAATACAGCAATATGATCTATGTTTACGCCAAGTAGCAAAATTTATCCTTTTAATATTGGTAGTTATTTTAAAATAACATCATATCCAATATTAATTAAGATAAATCTTTTAATATTTTAAGATAAGTCTTTTAGTGTTGCAATATTAGCAGCAAGTTTATTCTGAACTTCTAAATACTCTAATTCTGGAACTGAATCTGCAACTACTCCTGCTCCTGCTTGGAATATTACTTTATCTTTTGTAAGCATTGTACTTCTAATAGTAATTGCACTATCCATATTTCCATCAAAACCAAAATAAGCAATACTTCCAGAATAGAAGTTTCTTTTAATTCCTTCATATTGCGCAATTAATTCCATTGCTCTTATTTTTGGAGCTCCTGTCATTGTTCCTGCTGTAAAAGTAGCTGCAAAAAGGTCAAACATGTCATATTTATCATCAATAACTGCTTCCACATCAGTTACCATGTGCATTACATGAGAATATCTTTCTACTCTCATCAAATCAGTTACTTTTACAGTTCCAGGTTTTGCACATCTCCCCACATCATTTCTTCCAAGGTCGATTAGCATAATATGTTCCGCTCTCTCTTTTATATCAGAAAGAAGTTCATTCTCCATTTCCAAATCTTTGTCTATGGTTTTACCTCTTTTTCTAGTACCCGCAATTGGTCTTAAAAGTATATGCCCATCAAGAAGTCTAATCATAACTTCAGGAGAACTTCCTGCAATAGAAAAATTTTCAAATTCAAGTAAAAAAAGATAAGGGCTAGGATTTTTACTTCTTAATGCCCTATAAAAACTTAAGTGGTCAACAATAGCTTTTTGAGTAAATCTATTTGACATAAGTATTTGAAAAACATCACCACTTCTTATCATCTCTTTTGATTTTGATACCATTTCAAAAAATTGTTCTTTTGTATAGTTGAATTTCCCCTCATCCAAAAGTTCAGCTTTTTTTAATGGTAAGAATTCATAAGGAGTAAATAGATTTTTTTCAATAATTTCTAAATCATTTTTATATTTTTCACAACTTGTAACAATTACAAGTTTAGAAGTTTTATGCGAAAACCCTAAAATAATTTTTGGTCGTATTAAGTCCAAATCTGGAATATTTAATTCATCAATCAATGGATCCATAAATGGTTTTAAAACTGGTTCAAACTCTTTACCAATATCATAACCAACATTTCCAATAAACCCATCAATTAATCCAATCCCTAACTCTAATGATTTTTGTTTATAAAACTTTTTGTCAAAGTTTTTGTAATACTCTTTTAAAAATTTAAGTGGATTTGAATCTACTTCTTTTATTTCAGCTTTTTCATTTTTGAAAAATGTTTTTGAATTTTCATGCCATACTCGCTCTCTTGCACCAACTAAAATATAAGAGTAGTTACCATCACTTGAATTGATAGTACTTTCAAATAAAAAAGTAATTTCATCTTTATAAATGTCCTTTACTTTTTTATAAATTGAAACAGGTGTAAATTGGTCTAAAAAAAGTTCTTTTGAAAAAATCTGCATAAATTTAGACCTTCATTAAAATTTTAAGATAAAAGCGCTATCGATTTTAAGTTTTGATTTAACACTATTCATATTATTGATTGCATCGCTTCTTGAATTATATGGGCCTACTAATACTTTTGTAAAAGTCGTACCTTTTACATTTACTTTATAAAATACATATTTAAGATTACTAGTTCTAAGATTATCCATATATTTTTTATCTATATTTCTCGAAAATGCTCCTACTTGAATAAAAGTACCATTTGGTTCATTTGTTAAAATTTTCTTTGTAGTTTTAACAACTGGTTTAGGAGTAGGTTTAGCCACTACTTTTTTAACAACTGGCTTTTTAACAATTGGTTTTGGTTTTTCTATTTCTTTTTCTACCGTTTTTGATTCTACATTGAAGATATCTTTTTTTAACTCTTTTGCTTTTTCAATATCGTTTTGCGAAGGCTCTGGTAAAGAGATTTTTTTCTCTTCTTTTTGGATATTATTAAGATCCATTGCTTCTGTTATATCTTTATTTTGCTTTTCAGTTTTGTTATTTAAATCTTCAATGCTTTTTAATTTTTCATTTACTATTTTTTGATACTGTTGTTCAATATTGTCATTTAAAGGTTTGTCTTGTTCAATTGTCTCTTTTTTTGTTAATGAATCATCTTCTACTTTAGTTTGGTTATCTAAAAGACGAAAGATTATAATCGTTATCAAAAATAAAACTGCTAAAACTAATCCTAAGACAATATATTTCTTTTTATTGTCTTTATTTTGTGAAGAATTATTAGCTCCCAATAAAATATCATCTAACTCAGATTCTGTTTTATTAACTTCTTCTTCATAAGTAAAATTATCATTACTTGCATAAGGATTATTTTGTTCATATGGGTTCTTCGAAGAAGAATTTATGTTTTTAGCTTGTGACTCTAGTTCCATCAATCTCTCCTCTAATTCTGTTTGTTCCCTTTTTATTTGAACATTTTTTATAAAATCTTCGCCTTTTATTTCCATAATAAGCCTTTATTATTATTTATTAATATGTAGAACTAGTATAAATAACGAAATTTTTAGCTAATTCTTCTAACTCTTTTTTAATTTTTGCTTGTAATTGGGTATTCTCAATATCATCTAAAACATCACAAATTTTATTTGCAATAATTTCAAACTCTTTTTCTTTCATACCTCTACTTGTAAGTGCTGGACTTCCTATTCTAACACCACTTGTAACAAAAGGACTTCTAGTTTCTCCTGGAACTGTATTTTTATTTACAGTAATCCCTGCATTTCCTAAAGCAGCATCTGCATCTTTACCACTAAATGGTTTATTTAAAAATGATACTAAAACTAGATGGTTATCTGTTCCATCACTTACTAAATCATATCCTCTTTTCATTAATACATCAGCTAAAACTTTTATATTTGCTTTAACTTGTTTTGCATAATCTTTCCAAGAAGGATCAAGTATTTCTTTAAATGCAACAGCTTTTGCAGCAATAACATGAACTAAAGGTCCCCCTTGAATACCTGGGAAAATTGCAGAATTAATTTTTTTAGAAATCTCTTCATCATCTGTCAAAATAAGTCCACCTCTTGGTCCTCTTAATGTTTTATGTGTAGTTGTTGTTACAACATGTGCATGAGGAAAAGGTGATGGATGTTCACCAGCAGCAACTAAACCAGCAATATGAGCAATATCTGCAAATAAAATTGCACCAACTGCATCAGCTATTTCTCTAAATTTAGCAAAGTCAAGTTCTCTTGCATATGCACTAGCACCACAAACAATAATTTTTGGTTGTGTGATTTTTGCTATTTCCATAACTTTGTCATAATTAATTCTACCATCAAGTTCTACACCATAATAAAATGCAGAATAGTTTTTCCCTGAAAATGAAGGTTTAGAACCGTGTGTTAAATGTCCACCATGAGATAAATCCATACCTAAAATTCTATCACCAGCATTTATTAATGCTGCATAAACAGCACCATTTGCTTGACTTCCTGAATGTGGTTGAACATTTGCAAATTTACAACCAAAAATCTCACAAGCTCTATCAATTGCTAATTGTTCAGCTTTATCAGCAAATTCACATCCTCCATAATATCTTTTATAAGGATAACCTTCTGCATATTTGTTTGTAAATACTGAACCCATA encodes the following:
- a CDS encoding anthranilate synthase component I family protein translates to MQIFSKELFLDQFTPVSIYKKVKDIYKDEITFLFESTINSSDGNYSYILVGARERVWHENSKTFFKNEKAEIKEVDSNPLKFLKEYYKNFDKKFYKQKSLELGIGLIDGFIGNVGYDIGKEFEPVLKPFMDPLIDELNIPDLDLIRPKIILGFSHKTSKLVIVTSCEKYKNDLEIIEKNLFTPYEFLPLKKAELLDEGKFNYTKEQFFEMVSKSKEMIRSGDVFQILMSNRFTQKAIVDHLSFYRALRSKNPSPYLFLLEFENFSIAGSSPEVMIRLLDGHILLRPIAGTRKRGKTIDKDLEMENELLSDIKERAEHIMLIDLGRNDVGRCAKPGTVKVTDLMRVERYSHVMHMVTDVEAVIDDKYDMFDLFAATFTAGTMTGAPKIRAMELIAQYEGIKRNFYSGSIAYFGFDGNMDSAITIRSTMLTKDKVIFQAGAGVVADSVPELEYLEVQNKLAANIATLKDLS
- the pdxA gene encoding 4-hydroxythreonine-4-phosphate dehydrogenase; its protein translation is MTKVTNAEIGKKKVAISIGDLNGIGLQIALEAHEKIKKYCSPVYCINRDILKDGAKLLNLDIPKDFELEKVKGKFVIRPGIVAKDAGAYSFDSFTTAIKLASKKKVDAIVTLPINKESWNRAKIHYKGHTEVLRDYFGKDAIMMLGCSKLFVALYTEHIALRKVAKKIEEEKITKFLLDFYANVKQDNIAVLGLNPHASDNGVLGDEEVEIIKAIKKANKEIGKNIFKGPLVPDTAFSPMNRKYYQYYVCMYHDQGLIPLKSLYFEQSINVSLNIPIIRTSVDHGTAFDIAYKNSKVSLKSYINAVKEAINLSN
- a CDS encoding pyridoxine 5'-phosphate synthase; translated protein: MLLGVNIDHIAVLREARKINDPNPLDALGICKLAGAEQITIHLREDRRHIHDNDAKNIIKLSTLPVNLECSINEKIIDIACKFKPSRVTLVPENRQEVTTEGGLDLKSNFEKIKNAVNKLHENEIEVSLFIDPTKDMIELSQQLQVEWCELHTGTFANVYAMLHGNLHNTHHSIKELELPREDLKKLLTKARKEIKKASIFAKELNLKVAAGHGLNYQNVTMISRIKQISELNIGQSIIARSVFTGLKDAIIEMKNLIKD
- a CDS encoding serine hydroxymethyltransferase — translated: MSYISNNSLEQADKEIFDILENELDRQTTHLEMIASENFTSPAVMQTMGSVFTNKYAEGYPYKRYYGGCEFADKAEQLAIDRACEIFGCKFANVQPHSGSQANGAVYAALINAGDRILGMDLSHGGHLTHGSKPSFSGKNYSAFYYGVELDGRINYDKVMEIAKITQPKIIVCGASAYARELDFAKFREIADAVGAILFADIAHIAGLVAAGEHPSPFPHAHVVTTTTHKTLRGPRGGLILTDDEEISKKINSAIFPGIQGGPLVHVIAAKAVAFKEILDPSWKDYAKQVKANIKVLADVLMKRGYDLVSDGTDNHLVLVSFLNKPFSGKDADAALGNAGITVNKNTVPGETRSPFVTSGVRIGSPALTSRGMKEKEFEIIANKICDVLDDIENTQLQAKIKKELEELAKNFVIYTSSTY
- a CDS encoding SPOR domain-containing protein, coding for MEIKGEDFIKNVQIKREQTELEERLMELESQAKNINSSSKNPYEQNNPYASNDNFTYEEEVNKTESELDDILLGANNSSQNKDNKKKYIVLGLVLAVLFLITIIIFRLLDNQTKVEDDSLTKKETIEQDKPLNDNIEQQYQKIVNEKLKSIEDLNNKTEKQNKDITEAMDLNNIQKEEKKISLPEPSQNDIEKAKELKKDIFNVESKTVEKEIEKPKPIVKKPVVKKVVAKPTPKPVVKTTKKILTNEPNGTFIQVGAFSRNIDKKYMDNLRTSNLKYVFYKVNVKGTTFTKVLVGPYNSRSDAINNMNSVKSKLKIDSAFILKF